From Leptospira congkakensis, one genomic window encodes:
- a CDS encoding LBF_1011 family protein: MSLQTEYKLQWPEYRIEFHQRPHIPKSATLPELWPSLRAFFSGSQSRFANYLFYLSTDFSGGFSLCSILGENEANNRFRDPQLLSPTPFPKESLAEIWKLCQNREFEEMEREDWELIGFGLLYSGNLLEFRNWVLKTKEFFGQTDDNRRFLYLLGWESSVFPYENSILHMLVEYVRGNSNVLDFKTLTDAVIVDSHWQISGVLFHAIETGWFTGEETFRFWKFLIGFYAEWEDWEKQKFRSVSLGKIPAFPALRYAKRYFPLDTFHSYQVELETNLRGDWTYGDGFGYELTHQMDPFVETVVRFRSDGESFIDELKNELIKRPYSYFLNLQLAFISFVKKENQNFLDFYKKAGRLKYLPLALNLYWRVLKSNGEEVLAKSIERTLVATGESTNIPEGWE, translated from the coding sequence ATGAGCTTACAAACAGAATACAAACTGCAATGGCCGGAATATCGTATTGAATTCCACCAAAGGCCTCATATTCCAAAATCGGCTACACTGCCGGAGCTCTGGCCGAGCTTACGTGCCTTTTTTTCAGGCAGTCAGTCTCGTTTTGCAAACTATCTCTTTTATTTATCGACCGATTTTTCCGGTGGGTTCAGCCTTTGTTCCATTTTAGGCGAAAATGAGGCAAACAATCGCTTCCGCGACCCGCAACTTCTCTCTCCCACTCCGTTTCCAAAAGAATCTTTGGCCGAGATCTGGAAACTTTGCCAAAATCGTGAGTTTGAAGAAATGGAAAGAGAGGATTGGGAACTCATTGGATTTGGATTATTGTACTCGGGTAATCTATTAGAGTTTCGCAATTGGGTGCTGAAAACCAAAGAATTCTTTGGTCAAACTGATGACAATCGTAGGTTTCTATATTTGCTAGGTTGGGAATCTTCTGTTTTCCCGTATGAAAACTCCATATTGCATATGTTAGTTGAGTATGTAAGGGGAAATTCCAATGTTTTGGATTTTAAAACTCTTACTGATGCAGTCATTGTCGATTCCCATTGGCAAATTTCAGGTGTTTTATTTCATGCGATTGAAACAGGCTGGTTTACAGGAGAAGAAACCTTCCGATTTTGGAAGTTCCTCATTGGATTTTATGCGGAATGGGAAGATTGGGAAAAACAAAAATTTCGTTCTGTATCTCTTGGAAAAATTCCTGCCTTCCCCGCATTACGATATGCCAAAAGATATTTCCCGTTAGATACATTTCACTCTTATCAAGTAGAATTAGAAACAAACTTACGTGGGGATTGGACTTATGGTGATGGATTTGGTTATGAGCTGACCCACCAAATGGATCCCTTTGTGGAAACAGTCGTAAGGTTTCGGAGCGATGGAGAAAGTTTCATAGACGAATTAAAAAACGAACTCATCAAAAGACCTTATTCTTATTTTCTCAATTTACAATTGGCATTTATTAGTTTTGTGAAAAAGGAGAACCAAAACTTTTTAGATTTTTATAAAAAAGCAGGGCGACTCAAATATTTACCTTTGGCTTTGAATTTGTATTGGCGTGTTTTAAAATCAAACGGTGAAGAAGTTTTGGCAAAATCCATTGAACGAACATTAGTTGCTACTGGGGAATCCACAAACATTCCAGAGGGTTGGGAATAA
- a CDS encoding DegT/DnrJ/EryC1/StrS family aminotransferase gives MAVPFIDIKRFEPGFLDTWNEKVKSMSVNAQFIGGNEVTDLETNLATWAETKYAVGCANGTDALQLALRAVGVGRGDKVLLPDSTFWATFEAVVNVGGDPYTIDTNPVDLQMDFQVFQEAVEKVKPKAALVVHLYGWGTAKIAELRKFCKEKNVALIEDGAQCFGVKHNGKSLYKDALISTTSFYPAKVLGAAGDGGAVFTNDEELSIVTRRLVNHGRTSHYEHGLVGWNSRLDSLQAAFLNLSLKHLQARIDSRKNSQNVYYKELPGLGIGAIQPPNGYEENGYCNVTLVDPEIRPKIEAVLKDKGIGFGNIYPGAMSDQPGAKPYLIERFGKDGNARRISKSVLNFPLFAYMTNSELDEVFSAIKAYNANK, from the coding sequence ATGGCAGTTCCATTTATAGATATCAAAAGATTTGAACCAGGATTTTTGGACACCTGGAATGAAAAAGTAAAGTCCATGTCCGTAAACGCACAGTTTATCGGTGGAAACGAAGTTACCGATTTGGAAACAAATCTTGCTACTTGGGCAGAAACAAAGTATGCCGTTGGTTGTGCCAATGGAACCGATGCTTTACAATTGGCCCTTCGTGCAGTTGGTGTGGGTCGTGGTGATAAAGTTTTGTTACCGGATTCAACATTTTGGGCAACCTTTGAAGCGGTTGTGAATGTGGGTGGTGATCCTTACACGATTGATACCAATCCCGTTGACTTACAAATGGATTTCCAAGTGTTCCAAGAGGCAGTCGAAAAAGTAAAACCAAAGGCTGCTCTTGTGGTTCATTTGTATGGTTGGGGAACGGCAAAAATTGCAGAACTTCGTAAGTTCTGCAAAGAAAAAAATGTAGCTCTCATTGAAGACGGAGCTCAGTGTTTTGGCGTGAAACACAATGGGAAGTCTTTATACAAAGATGCTCTTATCTCCACTACTTCCTTTTATCCTGCAAAGGTGTTAGGTGCTGCTGGTGATGGTGGTGCTGTATTTACAAATGATGAAGAGTTATCTATCGTGACTCGCCGCCTTGTCAACCACGGAAGAACTTCACATTACGAACATGGACTTGTGGGTTGGAACTCAAGACTTGACTCACTGCAAGCTGCCTTTTTAAACTTATCTTTGAAACACTTACAAGCTAGGATTGATTCTCGAAAAAATTCTCAAAACGTATACTATAAAGAACTACCAGGTTTAGGGATTGGGGCCATCCAACCACCGAATGGATATGAGGAAAACGGATACTGTAACGTGACTTTGGTGGATCCTGAAATTCGCCCAAAAATTGAAGCAGTCCTCAAAGACAAAGGGATTGGGTTTGGAAATATCTATCCTGGGGCGATGTCTGACCAACCAGGTGCGAAACCATACTTAATCGAAAGATTTGGAAAAGATGGAAATGCTCGTAGGATTTCCAAATCCGTTCTGAATTTTCCTCTGTTTGCTTATATGACAAATTCAGAGCTTGATGAAGTATTTAGTGCAATTAAGGCTTATAACGCTAACAAATAA
- a CDS encoding bactofilin family protein, with product MALVKNQTEVTNSTIGENSYFNGKFFINGSLKIDGKFEGKSLQAEHLYIGVTGKVKTNITAASVIVEGIVAGNVTARNRVMLLPTSKILGDIKTPELIIQNGVILEGRCMISNDLKHSAKDLIELEYSKDSLSVEKIFGKQPNAKE from the coding sequence ATGGCATTAGTCAAAAATCAGACCGAAGTTACCAATTCAACTATTGGAGAGAATTCTTACTTTAACGGTAAATTCTTCATCAATGGATCCTTAAAAATTGACGGTAAATTCGAGGGAAAATCCCTCCAAGCCGAACACCTCTACATTGGTGTTACAGGAAAGGTCAAAACCAATATCACTGCTGCCAGTGTCATCGTAGAGGGAATTGTTGCCGGAAACGTAACTGCAAGAAACCGCGTGATGCTCCTTCCTACTTCCAAAATTCTTGGAGATATCAAAACTCCAGAGCTTATCATCCAAAATGGGGTGATCTTGGAAGGACGTTGTATGATTTCCAACGACCTCAAACACAGCGCGAAAGACTTAATTGAATTGGAATACTCAAAAGATTCTTTAAGTGTTGAGAAGATTTTTGGGAAACAACCAAACGCAAAAGAATAA
- the lpdA gene encoding dihydrolipoyl dehydrogenase: MEQYDIIVIGAGPGGYVAAVRAAQLGKKVAIIEKRKTLGGTCLNVGCIPSKALLDSSEEYHKTKHKLADHGISVKDVKIDIAKMMARKDKVVSEVTSGVDYLMKKNKITRYLGHASFVSKTEVSITAEDGKKESISGTNIIIASGSTPIEIPPLPVDGKNIITSDHAIGLDSVPEHLIIVGAGVIGLELGSVWLRLGAKVTVVELMPRLFGTADQAIASLAERLLTQQGINFLFETKVHGAKVKGKKVEVEIEGKDGKKTILEGDKVLVSIGRRPNTDGLGAKEIGIEMTDRGRVKVELNKFQTNIPNIYAIGDVVDGPMLAHKAEDEGIAVAELICGKYGHVNYKAIPWIVYTWPEVAWVGQGEEELKAKGIEYKVGKYMFKPNARAKAMNETDGQVKVIADKKTDKLLGVYIVGPRASDMIAEAAIAFEFGASAEDIARSTHAHPTLSEVLREAAMDADAKWSIHS, translated from the coding sequence ATGGAACAATACGATATCATTGTCATTGGTGCAGGTCCTGGTGGGTATGTGGCGGCCGTTCGTGCTGCTCAACTTGGTAAAAAAGTAGCCATCATTGAAAAAAGAAAAACTCTCGGTGGGACTTGTCTCAACGTGGGTTGTATTCCTTCTAAAGCCCTTCTCGATTCTTCTGAAGAATATCACAAAACAAAACATAAATTAGCGGATCACGGAATCTCTGTGAAAGATGTAAAAATCGACATCGCTAAGATGATGGCTCGTAAAGACAAAGTGGTGAGTGAAGTGACATCCGGTGTCGACTACCTGATGAAAAAAAACAAAATCACTCGTTATTTGGGTCATGCTAGTTTTGTTTCTAAAACAGAAGTTTCTATTACTGCAGAAGATGGAAAAAAAGAATCCATCTCGGGAACAAACATCATCATTGCTTCCGGTTCCACTCCGATTGAAATTCCTCCCCTTCCTGTGGATGGAAAAAACATCATCACCTCTGACCATGCCATTGGATTGGATTCTGTTCCAGAACACCTTATCATTGTCGGGGCAGGAGTGATTGGCCTCGAACTCGGATCAGTTTGGTTACGACTTGGTGCGAAAGTCACGGTAGTGGAACTCATGCCGCGTCTTTTCGGAACGGCTGACCAAGCCATTGCAAGCCTAGCGGAACGATTGTTAACCCAACAGGGGATCAACTTTCTATTTGAAACCAAAGTGCATGGTGCGAAGGTAAAAGGCAAAAAAGTAGAAGTAGAAATCGAAGGCAAAGACGGCAAAAAAACCATTCTCGAAGGAGACAAGGTTCTTGTTTCCATTGGTCGCCGCCCGAACACAGACGGACTCGGTGCCAAAGAAATTGGAATCGAGATGACAGACCGTGGTCGTGTCAAAGTAGAACTTAACAAATTCCAAACCAATATTCCGAATATCTATGCCATTGGGGATGTGGTAGATGGCCCGATGCTTGCTCACAAAGCTGAAGACGAAGGGATTGCCGTTGCCGAACTCATTTGTGGTAAATATGGCCATGTGAATTACAAAGCCATCCCTTGGATTGTTTACACTTGGCCCGAAGTGGCTTGGGTGGGACAAGGCGAAGAAGAACTCAAAGCCAAAGGTATCGAATACAAAGTAGGTAAGTACATGTTCAAACCCAACGCTCGTGCCAAAGCCATGAACGAAACGGATGGACAAGTCAAAGTCATCGCTGACAAAAAAACGGATAAACTTCTTGGAGTTTATATCGTAGGCCCAAGAGCCTCGGACATGATCGCAGAAGCAGCGATTGCTTTTGAATTTGGTGCCAGTGCGGAAGACATTGCTCGTTCTACACATGCCCACCCCACTCTTTCCGAAGTCCTTCGGGAAGCGGCGATGGATGCTGATGCGAAATGGTCCATCCATTCGTAA
- a CDS encoding 2-oxoglutarate dehydrogenase E1 component → MTTDQMMSLYGDNVVLLEEYYKQFKEDPQSLSKDWIDFFGELERTSVSSNGSNGNGFNGNGYVNYASTEHRKGSSLSDFGIINLLNAYRRQGHLAANLDPLGINKPNREFIDLKVKALKSSDLETEVDSGVVNLGKAKLKDVIDWFEKTYCGSIGCEHYYLVNDEEREWLQDRMEPLANNEPISKKTALRLFEKLYQADSFENFLAKKFVGKKRFSLEGGETMIPMLDTLVEEAGGHKMDALVIGMAHRGRLNVLVNIIRKPAGLIFAEFEEKLNPGQLGYADVKYHLGYSNNVMTHYGKEVKLSLAFNPSHLEAVDPVIFGSVRARQEMAKDVDRSKFMPVAIHGDAAFAGQGVVAETLNMMNLDGYTVGGTFHIVINNQIGFTTLPSESRSTLYATDLAKGFQVPIFHVNGDDPEATYRVTKLALEYRQKFKKDVIIDLICYRRLGHNETDEPTFTQPQMYDIIKKHPKTIKIYEEKLLQRGDITQEEIQFIKDGIAQGLEDSFQQAKEKDTRITVDTLGGVWSRYTKEPLDSDVHTQLLQQQLGGIVKAVTTLPEGYTANPKHIKVLEDRKKMGAGELPIDWGFAESLSFGSILENGFPIRLGGQDAQRGTFSHRHATLSDIVNGKKLTLLNHISEKQAKIDIVNSSLSEYSCLGFEYGYSLADPNSLVIWEAQFGDFANNAQVIFDQFISSSEIKWQRMSGLVCLLPHGYEGQGPEHSSARLERFLQLCALDNIQVANLTTPAQYFHILRRQILQSFRKPLIIMTPKSLLRLKDAASSLEDITTGAFRKILPDPVAKPEKVEKLLFCSGKVYYDLRKAIDAQKLENVAVVRIEQLYPFPENHIKQMITSYGKLKKFVWVQEEPKNQGAWFFVRDRIEAVMPENKRLHYAGRSEFPSPACGHVVTHLKEQEDLVKDALS, encoded by the coding sequence ATGACAACCGACCAGATGATGAGTTTATACGGCGATAACGTCGTATTATTGGAAGAGTATTACAAACAATTCAAAGAAGATCCACAAAGTCTCTCAAAAGACTGGATCGACTTTTTTGGAGAACTTGAAAGAACATCCGTATCCAGTAATGGATCCAACGGAAATGGGTTTAACGGAAATGGATATGTAAACTACGCATCCACCGAACACCGAAAAGGTTCTTCACTCAGCGACTTCGGTATCATCAACCTTCTCAATGCCTACAGAAGACAAGGGCACTTAGCGGCAAACCTTGACCCACTCGGAATCAACAAACCCAACCGCGAATTCATCGATCTCAAAGTCAAAGCCCTAAAATCCAGCGACTTAGAAACAGAAGTGGATTCTGGTGTCGTCAATCTTGGCAAAGCAAAACTAAAAGATGTGATTGATTGGTTTGAAAAAACTTACTGTGGTTCGATTGGCTGTGAGCACTACTACCTTGTCAATGATGAGGAAAGAGAGTGGTTACAAGACCGAATGGAACCACTGGCAAATAACGAACCTATCAGCAAAAAGACCGCATTACGTTTGTTTGAAAAACTTTACCAAGCTGATAGTTTTGAAAACTTCCTCGCAAAAAAATTCGTAGGGAAAAAACGTTTTTCTCTCGAAGGTGGGGAAACCATGATCCCTATGCTTGATACCCTTGTGGAAGAAGCGGGTGGCCATAAAATGGATGCTCTTGTGATTGGTATGGCACACCGGGGACGACTCAATGTTCTTGTGAATATCATTCGTAAACCGGCGGGCCTTATCTTTGCTGAGTTCGAAGAAAAACTAAACCCAGGCCAACTTGGTTATGCGGATGTTAAATACCATCTTGGGTATTCCAACAATGTCATGACCCATTACGGAAAAGAAGTCAAACTCTCCCTTGCCTTCAACCCTTCTCACTTAGAAGCCGTAGACCCAGTCATCTTTGGATCGGTTCGTGCCCGCCAAGAAATGGCAAAAGACGTAGACCGTTCCAAGTTTATGCCAGTGGCTATCCATGGAGATGCCGCCTTTGCCGGACAAGGTGTGGTGGCAGAAACTCTCAACATGATGAACCTAGATGGTTATACGGTTGGGGGAACTTTCCATATCGTGATCAATAACCAAATTGGATTCACCACTCTACCTAGCGAATCTAGATCTACTTTGTATGCTACTGACCTTGCCAAAGGTTTCCAAGTTCCCATTTTCCATGTGAATGGAGATGATCCAGAAGCAACTTACCGAGTCACAAAACTGGCGTTAGAATACCGTCAAAAATTCAAAAAAGATGTGATCATCGATCTTATCTGTTACAGAAGGCTTGGACATAACGAAACGGATGAACCAACCTTCACACAACCACAGATGTATGATATCATCAAAAAACATCCGAAAACCATCAAAATTTATGAAGAGAAATTGTTGCAACGTGGTGACATCACTCAGGAAGAAATTCAATTTATAAAAGATGGAATTGCGCAAGGACTTGAAGACTCTTTCCAACAAGCAAAGGAAAAAGACACCCGCATTACCGTAGACACACTCGGTGGTGTTTGGTCAAGATACACAAAAGAACCTCTGGATTCCGATGTCCACACACAACTCCTCCAACAACAATTAGGTGGGATTGTCAAAGCAGTCACAACTCTTCCCGAAGGATATACGGCGAACCCCAAACACATCAAAGTTTTAGAAGACCGTAAAAAGATGGGTGCGGGAGAACTTCCGATCGATTGGGGTTTTGCAGAATCACTTTCTTTTGGTTCCATTTTGGAAAATGGATTTCCGATTCGTCTCGGAGGACAAGATGCACAAAGAGGAACTTTTTCTCACAGACATGCCACTCTCTCGGACATTGTGAACGGAAAAAAACTCACTCTTCTCAATCACATTAGCGAGAAACAAGCAAAGATCGATATCGTGAACTCTTCCCTTTCTGAGTATTCTTGTCTCGGATTTGAATATGGATATTCCCTTGCTGATCCAAATAGCCTTGTGATCTGGGAAGCGCAGTTTGGTGACTTTGCAAACAACGCACAGGTGATCTTTGATCAGTTCATTTCCAGTTCGGAAATCAAATGGCAAAGGATGTCTGGTCTTGTTTGTTTACTCCCTCATGGATACGAAGGACAAGGTCCGGAACACTCGTCTGCAAGACTTGAACGTTTCCTCCAACTTTGTGCTTTGGACAATATCCAAGTGGCAAACCTAACCACACCGGCGCAGTACTTCCATATCTTACGTCGTCAAATCTTACAAAGTTTTAGAAAACCACTCATCATCATGACACCGAAGTCACTCCTTCGTTTGAAAGATGCGGCCTCTAGTTTGGAAGATATCACAACCGGTGCCTTCAGAAAGATCCTTCCGGATCCAGTAGCAAAACCAGAAAAAGTAGAGAAGTTACTTTTCTGTTCTGGAAAAGTTTACTATGACTTACGCAAAGCCATAGATGCCCAAAAACTGGAAAACGTAGCTGTTGTTCGTATTGAACAACTTTATCCATTCCCAGAAAACCATATCAAACAAATGATTACAAGTTATGGAAAACTGAAAAAATTTGTATGGGTACAAGAAGAGCCGAAAAACCAAGGTGCTTGGTTCTTTGTTCGGGATCGAATTGAAGCTGTGATGCCTGAGAACAAACGCCTCCACTACGCAGGTCGTTCCGAGTTCCCAAGCCCTGCTTGTGGTCACGTAGTCACACACTTAAAAGAACAAGAAGATTTAGTAAAGGATGCTTTGTCTTAA
- the odhB gene encoding 2-oxoglutarate dehydrogenase complex dihydrolipoyllysine-residue succinyltransferase: protein MAIEIKVPEMGESVTEATISAWTKKEGDAVKVDEVLAILETDKVSLEIPAPTSGVLKSIAKKVGDVVHVRDIMGIIEEGAVAAAPASSSAPAPKTEVASAQPNTGKVNEELPPAARKLIEENKLDASKITGTGRNGQITKEDVILFMEKGGASASAPKAASPEIPKAVVVSANAGPRETVVPMTKLRQTIANRLVSAQHTAAILTTFNEVDMSPIMDLRNKYKDKFKETHGVGLGFMSLFTKAVVAALKAYPAINAEIRGTDIVYKNFYDIGVAVGGPKGLVVPIVRNADLLSFAGVEQEIARLAGKVKDGKISLEDMEGGTFSISNGGVYGSMMSTPILNPPQSGILGMHNIVKRAVVVNDQIVIRPMMYLALSYDHRIVDGKEAVQFLVKIKEMVEDPTRLLFEV from the coding sequence ATGGCAATAGAAATCAAAGTCCCCGAGATGGGGGAATCCGTAACCGAAGCGACTATCAGTGCTTGGACCAAAAAAGAAGGCGATGCTGTAAAAGTAGACGAAGTGCTCGCTATTTTAGAAACAGACAAAGTCTCATTAGAGATTCCTGCTCCCACATCCGGGGTTTTGAAATCCATCGCCAAAAAGGTGGGGGATGTGGTTCACGTGCGTGATATCATGGGTATCATTGAAGAAGGTGCTGTTGCAGCGGCTCCTGCTAGTTCCAGCGCTCCCGCTCCGAAAACAGAAGTTGCAAGTGCCCAACCTAACACGGGCAAAGTGAATGAGGAACTTCCTCCTGCGGCTCGCAAACTCATCGAAGAAAATAAGTTAGACGCATCCAAAATTACAGGTACCGGTCGCAACGGACAAATCACAAAAGAAGATGTGATCCTTTTTATGGAAAAAGGTGGCGCCAGTGCCTCTGCTCCTAAGGCGGCAAGTCCAGAGATTCCAAAAGCGGTTGTGGTTTCGGCAAATGCCGGTCCAAGAGAAACCGTTGTGCCGATGACAAAACTTCGCCAAACGATTGCTAATCGATTGGTAAGTGCACAACATACAGCTGCCATCCTTACCACTTTCAACGAAGTGGATATGTCTCCGATTATGGACCTTCGTAATAAATACAAAGACAAGTTCAAAGAAACTCACGGTGTGGGTCTTGGGTTCATGTCACTTTTTACCAAAGCAGTGGTGGCCGCACTCAAAGCTTATCCTGCCATCAATGCAGAGATTCGCGGAACAGACATCGTCTACAAAAACTTCTATGATATCGGAGTGGCTGTGGGTGGACCAAAAGGTCTTGTGGTTCCGATTGTTCGTAACGCAGACCTACTCAGCTTTGCTGGTGTGGAACAAGAGATCGCAAGACTTGCCGGGAAAGTGAAAGACGGTAAGATTTCTCTCGAAGATATGGAAGGGGGAACTTTCTCCATCTCCAACGGTGGTGTGTATGGATCGATGATGTCGACTCCAATTCTAAACCCTCCACAATCGGGAATTCTCGGAATGCACAATATCGTCAAACGCGCGGTAGTTGTGAATGACCAAATTGTCATTCGTCCTATGATGTATCTCGCTCTTTCTTACGACCACAGAATCGTGGATGGAAAAGAAGCGGTGCAGTTCCTTGTGAAGATCAAAGAAATGGTAGAGGACCCAACTAGACTCCTCTTTGAGGTATAA
- a CDS encoding PdxA family dehydrogenase, with product MKTILISEGDPTSINYELVVSAFPHLLALGKHHRIYLVRGPHNQNIPSLPNLTKPSNEPGFYALSWKDSKKTRSFVLGKPSKTSGQMAYDSLLAAMDLQKELGADLITLPLSKEWVQKAGIKGFRGHTETLAEYYKRPTFMMMSGEKLNVIPLTTHVPLKDVVKELKKFSWTELSKALTRSPFLKNPKIAYLGLNPHAGEGGKIGDEELTILAGGIKVLRKAKFSVEGPLSADSAFLPGARAYDLYLAGYHDQGLIPFKLLEGKKGVNITLGLDFTRVSPDHGTAFDIAGKGKADPTGLISCLERLTENTKTNS from the coding sequence TTGAAAACCATTCTGATTTCGGAAGGCGATCCAACAAGTATCAACTACGAACTTGTGGTTTCTGCCTTCCCTCATTTGTTAGCCTTAGGGAAACACCACCGCATCTACCTTGTACGCGGACCCCACAACCAAAACATTCCTTCTCTCCCCAATTTAACAAAACCCAGTAACGAACCGGGATTTTATGCTCTCTCTTGGAAAGATTCTAAAAAAACTCGTTCCTTTGTTCTAGGAAAACCTTCCAAAACTTCGGGCCAGATGGCTTATGATTCACTACTTGCTGCCATGGACTTGCAAAAGGAACTGGGAGCTGATCTCATCACTTTGCCTCTCTCTAAGGAGTGGGTGCAGAAAGCGGGGATCAAAGGATTTCGGGGCCATACGGAAACTCTCGCCGAGTATTACAAACGACCTACCTTTATGATGATGTCAGGGGAAAAATTAAACGTCATTCCCTTAACCACCCATGTTCCCTTGAAAGACGTGGTAAAAGAATTGAAAAAGTTTTCTTGGACGGAACTGAGTAAGGCCCTAACTCGTTCTCCCTTTTTAAAAAATCCCAAAATTGCCTATCTGGGACTGAACCCTCATGCTGGGGAAGGCGGAAAGATTGGGGATGAAGAATTGACCATTCTTGCCGGTGGCATTAAGGTTCTACGCAAAGCAAAGTTTTCTGTTGAAGGTCCTCTTTCTGCAGATTCTGCTTTTTTACCAGGAGCTCGCGCGTACGATTTGTATTTGGCAGGTTACCACGACCAAGGTCTCATTCCATTTAAATTGCTTGAAGGGAAGAAGGGAGTTAATATAACCTTAGGACTGGATTTTACCCGAGTTTCCCCCGATCATGGGACTGCCTTTGACATTGCAGGGAAGGGGAAAGCAGATCCAACAGGACTCATTTCCTGTTTAGAACGACTAACGGAGAATACAAAAACAAATTCATGA